From Paenibacillus sp. V4I7, one genomic window encodes:
- a CDS encoding DUF1906 domain-containing protein, whose amino-acid sequence MTKGFDCSTPLTAQTAAAFVKDGYLFVARYLVPSGYKALTKREADTISEAGLQIVSVFETTANRALGGRGAGLADGATAVQVAHNLGQPPGSCIYFAVDFDASSAQMPTVIAYIRAAREATPEYTTGVYGSYTVMEAVRNAGACSHFWQTYAWSGGKKSSFINIYQYLNDVVEHGIGVDYDESYGNEGWWNTIAPPEPPVSYPLSPKDANVIIPFLSAGYEATSSTAAREEFHRLANELRKVSGQPEQ is encoded by the coding sequence GTGACCAAAGGTTTTGATTGTTCAACGCCTTTAACGGCACAAACCGCCGCTGCTTTCGTCAAAGATGGCTACTTGTTTGTGGCCAGATATCTCGTTCCGAGTGGTTACAAAGCGTTAACCAAAAGGGAAGCGGACACGATCAGCGAGGCAGGACTGCAAATCGTTTCTGTTTTCGAAACAACGGCGAATCGAGCTCTCGGTGGAAGAGGCGCTGGTTTGGCTGATGGGGCAACGGCTGTGCAGGTTGCTCATAATTTGGGGCAACCACCTGGCAGTTGTATTTACTTTGCTGTCGATTTTGATGCCTCAAGTGCTCAAATGCCAACCGTTATTGCCTATATCCGGGCAGCAAGGGAGGCAACACCCGAGTATACGACAGGTGTATATGGTTCTTATACCGTGATGGAAGCCGTCCGGAACGCGGGAGCTTGCTCTCATTTTTGGCAAACGTATGCTTGGAGCGGAGGTAAAAAGTCCAGCTTCATAAACATTTATCAATACTTAAACGATGTGGTTGAGCATGGGATTGGCGTGGATTACGATGAATCGTATGGGAATGAAGGTTGGTGGAATACGATAGCACCACCTGAGCCCCCCGTGTCGTATCCTTTGTCTCCTAAAGATGCCAATGTGATCATACCTTTCCTTTCGGCTGGATATGAGGCGACGTCGTCCACGGCTGCCAGGGAAGAATTTCATCGACTTGCCAATGAGCTGCGCAAAGTTTCGGGCCAACCCGAACAATAA
- a CDS encoding DUF2277 domain-containing protein, whose product MCRNIKTLFNFDPLATDDEIQAASLQFVRKISGFTEPSKANEAAFNQAVKEVSLVARNLLDSLVTNAEPRNREVEVERARARNAKRFGTKED is encoded by the coding sequence ATGTGCCGAAATATTAAGACACTATTCAATTTCGATCCTTTGGCTACCGATGATGAAATTCAGGCGGCCTCATTGCAATTTGTTAGGAAAATCTCGGGCTTTACTGAGCCTTCGAAGGCGAATGAGGCAGCGTTCAATCAAGCTGTCAAGGAGGTTAGTCTAGTCGCCCGGAATCTGTTGGACTCGCTAGTCACCAATGCTGAACCTCGTAATCGCGAGGTCGAAGTCGAGCGTGCGCGTGCTAGGAATGCCAAAAGGTTTGGAACAAAAGAAGATTAA
- a CDS encoding DUF3231 family protein has product MGILSGKPKDEPLHYGEVYDVWQFSMTAKGCISGYRALSYHAGDKDLKEIIGDIINQAELEVKECDEILNSNGIVPHPAHPDRPKAKLEEIPIGARFTDPEIAAMVSADLAAGLITCSQVMGKSIREDIGALFAKYHITKAAIGLKALRLSKEKGWLVPPPLQIKRPDLVEA; this is encoded by the coding sequence ATGGGGATTTTAAGTGGGAAACCCAAGGACGAGCCCTTGCATTACGGGGAGGTTTATGATGTTTGGCAGTTCTCCATGACAGCGAAGGGATGTATTTCGGGTTATAGAGCTTTAAGTTATCATGCTGGAGATAAAGACTTAAAAGAGATCATCGGCGATATCATCAACCAAGCCGAGCTAGAAGTTAAAGAGTGCGACGAAATCCTTAATAGTAATGGTATCGTTCCTCATCCGGCACACCCTGACCGCCCAAAAGCGAAATTAGAAGAGATACCTATCGGAGCAAGATTCACTGATCCCGAGATCGCAGCTATGGTATCGGCAGATCTGGCGGCGGGGCTGATCACTTGCAGTCAGGTAATGGGCAAGTCTATTCGTGAAGACATAGGTGCTCTTTTTGCAAAGTACCATATCACCAAGGCTGCTATTGGATTAAAGGCTCTTCGACTAAGCAAAGAAAAGGGGTGGCTTGTCCCCCCGCCTCTACAAATTAAAAGACCCGATTTAGTGGAAGCTTAA